The following is a genomic window from Myxococcales bacterium.
CATCTTTGATTATGGCAGGTTAAAGGGTGTTTTGTCAAGAAAAAAATTTTTTTATTTTTTTTAAAAAAATTTCCATAAAAATATCCCATAAAAACGCCATGAAAATAATGATATTTGTCAAAAAGTTAACTTGGTGATAAATTTATCCTATGAAAAAAGCAGTCATACTATTTTTAATTGTTCCCAGTGAGCAAAAAGATTTCGAGCGATCAGAGCAATTCAATCTCTTGTGCGATCGCGCAGCTACGATGGGGTTTGAAATTGCAGGTTTTTTTGCGGTGCCCCAATCCCAAAGCAATTTGGGATTTACTCATGCTATAGATTCGTGCCTGACTCACCATGCCAAAACAATACTTATCAATGACTTCACTAAGTGCGAACTCAAATATAAAGAATTAAGAATTTTTATGGCCGCTCTTTTGAAAAATAATATCAGCTTGATGTCAGATGACGATCGTTGTTTGTCCCTTGATAATTTGAAAATTTTTAGTGATCTTTTGGAGTCTTGCGCTCTTGCTGAAACGAAGACTCATTCCACAAGAATAAAACAATCCCTTAAAGAACTTTCCCAACAAGGGTATGTATTGGGTGCAAAAAAATTTGGTTCTACTCCGCAAGAGATGCGCATTATCAAGCAAATTTTAAAATTAGAAAGCCAAGGGAAAAGTTTGCAGGAAATAT
Proteins encoded in this region:
- a CDS encoding recombinase family protein translates to MKKAVILFLIVPSEQKDFERSEQFNLLCDRAATMGFEIAGFFAVPQSQSNLGFTHAIDSCLTHHAKTILINDFTKCELKYKELRIFMAALLKNNISLMSDDDRCLSLDNLKIFSDLLESCALAETKTHSTRIKQSLKELSQQGYVLGAKKFGSTPQEMRIIKQILKLESQGKSLQEICHLLSKNNIKTTRNKKWYPTTVKRLIDRNKKE